The sequence AGTTGAAATCAGGACATTTCACTATGGGCATTGAGAGGCTGGGCAGACCCCACCAGGGCCTAATGAGGGAGAAGGGGGATCTAGTTATGGCAGAGGGAGGTAGCGTGCAGGGTGGTCCTAGACGTGGTCCTTGGGTTTAAATTCTGGccccaccacctcctggctgTGAGGCCCTGAACAAGTTTTATAACTTTCCCacgcctcagtctcctcatctgtaaagtggggttaGTAATGTCACCTATGAGGTCTGTGGTGAAGACTGACTGTTACTACAGGGAAAACCCTGTGAGCAGTTCCTGGCACATTGGAATTGCCGGGGGATACTAGCCGTCCCTGTCACTGGAGCCTGTGTTTGAGAGCTAGGCTCTGCACACAGACCCGCCAATTGGGCTGGGTGCCCTTTACCAGAGCTGCAGCTCTGCAAACTCCATTCCTCCTCTGCAACACCTAAGCCCACAGTAATGAGCTCACACGTGTCAGGAGCCTGGCAAGCTGCCTGGGGCTGAGACTCAGAAAGGATGGCCAGGATTTCACTATCGGCCGCTACGAATGCTTCATCCCATGGGATGGGTTGTCACCTTTGGTGGGGAAGGGACCTGCTTCCCCACCCAAGGAGGAGTCCTCCCTGTGTGGGGCTCTCCAGGAACTTTAGGGAACCCATTGGGTAGGCGTCTTGGTGGAACATCTTGCAGATTCTGGAGAAGCAGGGCCTGACTCCAACCCTCCCAGACAGGAGCATGAGGCTTGGCCAGTATCTCAGAGCCAGCCCAGGAGGGAAggaaacctgggaggtagaggtgaaAGAGCTACCGAAGGGATGCGTGATTAGTGTACAGTTTGCCCATCCAAGCTCAGCTGTGCCAGGCCACAGAAAGGCAGCTCGGGACAGCACTTGTCCCTTTGGAGGTGGTGGGTCACAACCagcattttaaacagaaaaaagaatatgacaaaaaagaaagtatcagttttaattttatatacaaagggtgtgtgtatgtgttgggttGAGATGTGAAATGTATTTCTATCTCGTAATAAAAAAAGGTTGCAGAAATACCAGCTTAAAATTGTCATCTACAAAAGTGGGAAAAAGAACATGTATTTATGGCGATTCTAGAATGTGTCAGACCCGTTATTTCACATGGGCTTATTTGGATCTTGTAACTTCTCCAAGACAGGCGTTGctaaacccattttacagatggggaaactgaggcttctaGCAGCCAAATTGCTTAGAGGATACAACCAGGGTCTGGAGCCCTGGTTTGTCTGACTTCCAAGTCAGAGGCCCTGCCACAGCACCAACCAACCCTCCCAacaaccaacacacacacacagacacaagacACACATAACACATGCACACGAACAAGGGGAAGCTGTGCCCTGGGTTTGACCCTGTGCCCTCCTGCTGTGCAGTCAAAGACTATGCACCTTGCCCTGTGAGGGGGCTTTCCAGGGAGGTGGCTCATAGTTCCGGGCTCACATACAATATGGGTAATACTCagggctaacatttattgagcacttgtgTGCCAGGTTACTTCCCTAACAGTTTCCATGCAATCACTTGTTAAGTCCTCCCAATCAAATGGTGGCGCTATTATCTCCATTCTCTCTGGCCTCCTGTCCAGGGGCTGGTCATGTAACCTAGATTTGTACCAGGAAAGCAGGAGTCTGCCGGGAGGCTCCTGGGAAAGACAATGTCCTCCCTGAGACAGGTAAGAAGAGTCCCTGCCTCCCCTCTTCCCAGGTTGGCAGCTCCCTTGCTCAGTAGTGGCCTCTTGAGGACATGGGGCCTGGGGCAGTGATAAGCATCTTGTAATCATGAGGAAGAAGCCACGGAGTGACTCACCCAGACTCTAATGTGGTGAGGccactgccccagccccagcaccaCTACCTCTGGACTTCTTGCTACTGGCAGAAGATGATGTCCTTAACCCAAAACACCTAATGGCGTCTCCCTCTGAGGACAGTCCAGGGACAAACCCTTagggaggaagaggggaatgCACCCACCTTTCTTCTGTCTGATTCGGACGAGGTAGAGGGCTGCCATCAGTAGGGCCACCAGCAAGGTGCACACCACGCCCACCACAATATAGATGTTCCGTTCATTAGTTCCAGTATTCTCTAGGGACCACATGGAATAGAGGCTTCACGTATGCagattaaaaacagagaaaaccaaACCCACCACAGCATTTCACCACTAAGCAGGCATCATTAGCTGAGAACATCTGGCTGGGCCTTCTCAGATGTCTCGAGTCACATGGGCACACTCACGGGTCTGTACACACTTGCCCACGAGGCTCATCCATGAACAGCACAAAAACCATGCTGAGGTGCCAGGGGGGAATATATTTGCCGCTGACAGCTACAGAGGAACCCCTGCTGCAGGATACAGGCAGAAATCTCACTCCTGAGGAACAGAAAtgttccttctcatctggagTGAACCACAGAGCGGTCACGAGGGTATCCCAGATCCACTGGAAACTGAATCAGCAGCTGGAAGAAGGGGCAGTGTGGCTACTAGGGTCTGCACAGCTCAGGGGCTCACCACTGATCTGTGCCCAGCACCTGGGCCATCACATTGGGCTCAGGAGTTAGCACAGGGGCTCTGAAGCAGGACTCCTGAAATGACAATGGAGGCTTGGCTGCCCAGGGCACAGGTAAGGGGGTCGTAGACTAGAACACAGTGGCTCATCAGGAGCAGGGCTCTAAGCCACAGAAAAGTGCTTTCAAATCAATGCCACTAAGTAGCTGTGTGACCCCGGGCAAGTCAGTTAAACCGCCCTCCAAACCCTGGCTGCTGCTTCTGTTATTGGGGCCAACGGTCATCTCTACCTCATTGGCTAAGTAAGGATTAtataaccaaccaaccaaccaaccaaccaaccaaccaaccaaccagctaACCAACTAACTCTTTCATCCTGTTTCActcaaaaagcatttattgagtgcctactgtggcCAGGCCCTGAAGCTACAATGCTGAGCAAGATAATTATGGCCCCTACCACCTGAGACTCAGAGCTGAGAGGTCATGAAGCTCATCCCCTTCAGCACAGCTACGAGCAAGTGGAGGCCCAAAGAGGCactgacttgtccaaggtcacacagcaagtctgCGACACAGCTGGCATGGGAAGCCACACATCTTGTCTCCCGATGCCCTATACATCCTAGGAAAACCTGGCACTGGCCGATGCCCTACACGTCCCATGAAAACCCAGCCTTGGCTGATGCCCTACATGTCCTACGAAAACCCGGCATTGGCCGATGCTCTACACGTCCTATGAAAACCCGGCATTGGCCGATGTCCTACACGTCCTATGAAAACCCGGCACTGGTGAAACCAAACGGTCACTTTGACACAGCCCCAAGGCTCTCTTTTAGAGCTTCCCTGAAGGGTGCATGAAGGACATAAATGGCTTCTATTACTAATCCATGCAAGGGTTCTACTGTGTACAGGGCATCAGCCACATTGATAACAGGTGATGAAATATTCCATGGCTGCATTGAAATGCCAACCAGGTGCCACCATTTGCAAACAGAAGAGATGTACACCAACACCACGTTGCAGGGGCTGAGAAAATGATACCTTGACACCCTCACACTCTCTCAGGGGAGTGACAGCATTATCTCCTCCTTACATGAGTATGCCCTTTGGCCTAAAGTGTTCCTTGGGCAATCACACAGAAATAATCACATGTGGGATGGAACatgtacaaggatgttcactgaagcactgaCTGTACGTGAGACAAGCTGCAAACACCCTGAATGACTCCACCCCGGCTTCCAGTGGGGCAGGCTCCCCGTAGCAGCCAGGCAGATGAGGCAGAGGCTAGAAAGAGTAGGGAAGAGGGGCTGGGCCAGTGAGGAATGGGGAGCGTGACAACTATCAGGTGAAGAAGGCAAGATGCAGGACGCCATGAACAGATGggccccctctctccctctttcctcctgtGATATAAATCTATGTCAAAAGATCTATCAAGATGTGTGTCAAACCCTTACCAGTGGTGACTCTTGGAGTGTGGGATTTGGGGAAATGGAGCTGACATTAAAATTCTACTTTATATTTATAGACTTCTAGATTATTCTATAATAAGCAGGAATTACtacttttaacatttaaaaaacccacaaaactaaAAGTTTAAAAGAGCTGGGTCAGCTGAAATAGAGGCCTCACCAGCGGCGGTATTTGAGCCCTGCTCCTTCGGGTGGGCTGAGACCTTCACGGAAAAGCTTTTGTTCACCGCTGGCTGCCCATCATGCTCCACCTGGCAGGTGAGCTTCACATCATCCCTATGGGCAGACACATTCACCAGGAGCCAGCTCGTCCAGTTATAGGTGCCATCCTTGTTCTCTGGAAGGGCTGAGGCCATTTCTGTCCGGGACACGTTTCCGTTCTCCAACCAGGTCAGCTGTAGTCTCTGGGGGTAGAACTTCGTCACCTGGCAGGTGACATTCACCTGGTTGTCTGCCCTCATGGACTGTTGAGTAACCTCCAAGAAGGGTGGAACTGAAACAGCACAGGGCAGAAGCTGTGACCTTGTGGCACAGACAGATCACAGGGAGGGCTCCATAACGTAGCTCCCACCACCACGGTGAGGGCGTCACCAGGACAGTGCTAGGCAGGCAGCACGTGCTCAGACATTGAGGGTGCTCTTTGCATATGAATGAAATTACTAAGTAcaatgcccagcacacagtaggtgctcaaggACTGGTAGCTCCTACTAGGCTAAGAATGGGTGAAATCTATAAGCACCACCCCTGGCATGCAGTTGGAATGTTACAACTGtagcaaaataaagaaaaccacCAAGTACATAGAGGCTTAgctcatagtaggtgctcattaatTGTAGTTGCTATtggtgaaataaatgaaactgcGAGCGCAGTCCTTGGCACCCGGTGGGTGGTCACCTAGCCACTGCCATTAAAATGTTAGTAAGTGACCGGCACATCTAGGGGCATGGGAGGTGGGCAGTTAGGAATTTAGGTTCCAGGCATTTCAAGCCCTGGAGCGAAAGTAGAGTTGGATGGGTGGAGGGTGGTGGGGAACGGGCTTGGCAGCCAGGTGTGGGCTTGGGCTGGGTAAAGGTCTTCTACCTCGGATGGCCTCAGACAAGTTGGCAGTCCCACGAAGAGGGTCCCCCTGCAAGGTGACGTGGGCCACCTCGCAGATGACTTGAGAGTGAACATCTCTGCGGGTCAGCAACACCCTGGCTGTGCTGCGGATGCTGTAGGACACGCTCTTTCCTGCGGGGTCCACGTTGGTCTGGACGTCTGAGAGCTCGTTCCCATTTTTGAACCATTTCAGGGTGATGTCTCTGGGAGAGAAGCCGTGGGACTCGCAGGTGAAGCTCACTGTGTGCTCAGCTGTGGCCCTCACTGCGGGGCCCGATACCACAGGGGCAGAGGGTTTGGCTACAAAAGGAGCATCGATAAACAGGAGACATGACTGAGATGACCATCACTAACGATAAGCGTGTGACACGTTAAGAACCTTCCGAGACATTATTTTTTATCCTTCCAATAATGTGGAAGGATTAATGAGGGTGGTGTccctattctcattttacagagcaGGATGCAAAGGTTGGGAGAGGTGAGGTCAGACAGTGTAGGGGCAGGGCCCAGAGGGAAGTCCAGGCCTGAGTTCAAACTTCTCCACTCCACACAGGGTGATTTCCACCAATTTGGGCACAGGATCAAAATTAACGATCCATCTCATCCTTGGTATTAACTCTTTCTACCCTGCCCCCCCGGAAACAGTGCCAACCCCAGAGAGAGCATTTATAGAGGTCAGTACAGGGAGTAAGCAGCAAAGTGGCACCACCCTGACAGCTGGAACCAGGCCGCTCAGCCCATGAGAGGGGCAGCCCGGCACACCCAGCTCCTTGTCTGTAAAACGGGACAGCagcatttctccttcctgggatgcagcgaggattaaatgaggcaaCAGAAGCAGTTTTGCTTTGGATAAACAGAAGATGCttcacaaaaataagcaaaaacagaTCTAACTTTAACCCAGACTTTATTCATATCCAAAGCTCTCTCTTCAGGTATTTATGAATTtacttcatatttttcattttctccacaaATATTCTAGCAGGGGCCAATCTGTGCCAAGCGCTACATTTGGAAGGAAGGAATACTTTTCTGAATCTGGGGTCTTCTTTGGGGTCAGCTTTGGATAGATATTAAAGATCACCAAGTGTGGAGAAAGCCAAAGGGGTTAATTTCTTAATTATCAATAATTGCACAGACACAGGGCGCCCAAGCAGGCAGAAGCACTTC comes from Macaca mulatta isolate MMU2019108-1 chromosome 10, T2T-MMU8v2.0, whole genome shotgun sequence and encodes:
- the SIRPA gene encoding tyrosine-protein phosphatase non-receptor type substrate 1 isoform X1, producing MEPAGPAPGRLGPLLCLLLTASCAWSGVLGEEELQVIQPEKSVSVAAGDSATLNCTVTSLIPVGPIQWFRGAGPGRELIYHQKEGHFPRVTSVSESTKRNNMDFSIHISNITPADAGTYYCVKFRKGSPDVEVKSGAGTELSVRAKPSAPVVSGPAVRATAEHTVSFTCESHGFSPRDITLKWFKNGNELSDVQTNVDPAGKSVSYSIRSTARVLLTRRDVHSQVICEVAHVTLQGDPLRGTANLSEAIRVPPFLEVTQQSMRADNQVNVTCQVTKFYPQRLQLTWLENGNVSRTEMASALPENKDGTYNWTSWLLVNVSAHRDDVKLTCQVEHDGQPAVNKSFSVKVSAHPKEQGSNTAAENTGTNERNIYIVVGVVCTLLVALLMAALYLVRIRQKKAQGSTSSTRLHEPEKNAREITQVQSLDTNDITYADLNLPKGKKPAPRAAEPNNHTEYASIQTSPQPASEDTLTYADLDMVHLNRTPKQPAPKPEPSFSEYASVQVPRK
- the SIRPA gene encoding tyrosine-protein phosphatase non-receptor type substrate 1 isoform X2; protein product: MEPAGPAPGRLGPLLCLLLTASCAWSGVLGEEELQVIQPEKSVSVAAGDSATLNCTVTSLIPVGPIQWFRGAGPGRELIYHQKEGHFPRVTSVSESTKRNNMDFSIHISNITPADAGTYYCVKFRKGSPDVEVKSGAGTELSVRAKPSAPVVSGPAVRATAEHTVSFTCESHGFSPRDITLKWFKNGNELSDVQTNVDPAGKSVSYSIRSTARVLLTRRDVHSQVICEVAHVTLQGDPLRGTANLSEAIRVPPFLEVTQQSMRADNQVNVTCQVTKFYPQRLQLTWLENGNVSRTEMASALPENKDGTYNWTSWLLVNVSAHRDDVKLTCQVEHDGQPAVNKSFSVKVSAHPKEQGSNTAAENTGTNERNIYIVVGVVCTLLVALLMAALYLVRIRQKKAQGSTSSTRLHEPEKNAREITQDTNDITYADLNLPKGKKPAPRAAEPNNHTEYASIQTSPQPASEDTLTYADLDMVHLNRTPKQPAPKPEPSFSEYASVQVPRK